The genomic interval GGAAGCACATTCGATTTCTCGATAAAAACAGGAGATGAAATCCCGATTGAGGAAAGATCCGAGGACGAGGTCCTGACTATCAATGGAAAAAATATCGGCCCGAAAGGAAGCGCGGCAAAGAATCCGGCATTTGACGTGACTCCACATGAGTACGTAACAGCATTCATCACTGAGTATGGTATTTTCAGGCCGGAAGAACTGCACAGGATGCAAAACCTTATTGAAAAGGATCTCTTTATGCGGAGTACATAGAGAAAAATGGTGAAAAATAGTGGCTGAGGACCTCAGGATAACCCCATGGAGCGTGTCGGGAAGCGTTCAGGATAAAGATTACGATAAAATAGCGAATGAATTCGGTGCAAAGATAATCGATGAGCGCCTTCTTAAGCGAATAAAGAAAATAACTGGTGATCTTCATCCTTTCCTGCTGAACGGAATATTTTATGCTCACAGGGATCTTGACCTTGCTCTTGACGATTACAGCAATGGAAAACCGTTCTATCTTTACACCGGGAGGGGCCCATCCGGCGAGATGCATCTGGGGCACATACTGCCATTCATGTTCACGAAATGGTTGCAGGAAAAATTCAACGCTGAACTTATTATCCAGATTACCGACGATGAAAAATATCTTTTCAGAGAGATAGGAGACCGGGATCTGAAAGAATTCACGCACAGTAACATAATAGATATCCTCAGTTTGGGGTTCGATCCAGACAAAACACACATACTGATAGATTCTGAACATTCTGGAATCCTCTACAATAACGCGATCAAGGTGGCAAGAAACATTACTGCCTCCTCTGTTAAAGCTGTCTTTGGACTGAAAGACAGTGATAACATAGGCAAATATTTCTTCACAAGCATCCAGGCCGTACCTGCGTTTATTCTTTCCTATCTTAAGAACGAGAACATAAGGTGCCTCATACCTTACGGGATAGACCAGGATCCACACTTCAAGCTTGCTAGGGATGTCCTTCCGAAACTCGGTTACTACAAACCCTCATCGATAATATCAAAATTCATTCCATCGCTTCAGGGCAGCGGAAAGATGTCTTCTTCGGATCCAAACTCGGTTATATCGCTGAATGACAGCAGAAACAGTGTGAGGAAGAAGTTGATGAAATACGCATTCTCCGGTGGAAGAGATACAGCAGAGGAACAGAGGAAATACGGAGCAAATCCAGATATAGACTTCTCGTTTAACATTTTCAGGATCATGGAAAGCGATCAATCCAAGGTATCTGCTGTACACGAGAGCTACATGTCTGGAGAAATGCTAAGCGGCGAGATGAAATCAATAGCGGCAGAAAAGATCAGCGAATTCCTCGAGATTCTGAGATCAAGAAGAGAGGACGTTGAAAATAATCTTGACGCGTACATGTTCGATGAAAAGAAATTTAACTAGGCATAACTTCAATAATTTATAGATATAAGGATTAGTTTCTTCCATTCTCGCTGAAGAATGTTTCCATCGCTAATTTTGCGGACTTCATTACATTATAAGACATTCAAACCCCTGTAAGAATCTTGAAAATGCAGGAAATTGTGTACAAATAATATTTATATCGTCCGCATGACCATAACACCTTGAGCAGCAAATTTGACCCTTATTTCAGTATATCCATGAGTTATCTGCCTTCAGGTATAGCGTTTGGGGCGTTTGCAACTGCATTGAAGATACCCGTCGTTATCACTATCGTCCTCTCCCTATTCGTTTATTCGGGAGCAGTCCAATCAGCATTCCTGGGCTTTTGGGTAACCGGGCTTGAACCTTTCTCAATGATCCTTACAGCATTTCTACTGAACTTAAGGCATACATTCTACGGCCCACATATAGAATCCGAAAGAAACGATATCAAGCTGAAGAACGTCCTGACCATCGGCCCGCTTCTTACGGACGAAGTCTACGCCCTATCTGTATCGCCCCTTTTCCCCGACAAGAAGCACATATTCTTTCTTGCAATATTCGCATACGCAAATTGGGCCACCGCAACGGCCTTGGGAGCTTTTGTTGCCGGAATAGCTCCGCCCAGAGTTCTTGACATACTGCTAATCGCACTTCCAACTCTCTTCCTTGGTCTCCTCGTGCCCAGAGTTAGGTCCAGTTATGCCGTGGTCACTGCCATGTCCGCAGGCATAATTGCAATATCGGGTAGGTTGCTGCACCTACCCGCATTTTTCATTATAATACCAATACTGGGCGGCGTCATCATAGGTTATGCGTGGAAAAAATTTGAGGAGGGCCACAGGCTGTGAATACGATACTCGTTATAATTGTGGTAGTCCTCGCCCTGCTGAGCATTTCTCAGCGCGTATTGCCTTGGGTATTCTACTCAAGATTCAGGGAGAACAAAAAGATAGAGAACCTATTCGATTTGTTCGCAATTTCCGCATTTACGTCACTCTTCGTATATAATGTTCTCAATATTACACCCCTGACGATAATTGCACTGGTGGCTGCTTTTATTGTGGCCCTGAAAACAAAAAACCTTCCACTCACGATAGTCACTGCGATTCTCGTGGCATCCTTCACCCTTTTGATCTAATCGTTTCACCGGACAAAAAACCTGTCAGGGCCATTGACACGGGAAATTAAGGCATTTCCTGAGGCGTGCCTTCTGATTTTCTTTCCCTGAGATATCTTTCGACTGTTATACCGAGAATGGAACCTACCATGATCACGCTGCCGATTATGACAAACTTTCCTAGAATCTCATGAAGAAAGATTACTGAAGTGAGGGCAGCAAAAACAGGCTCACCGACAAAAATAACGCCGGCCGTTGTTGGGTCCACAAACTTGAGTGCAATTGTGGATACATAATATGCAAAAACACTCCCAAATATTGCTGTGAAAACGATTGCGAAAACCGCGTAGTCATTCAAAATGAACAGACTTCCAGGCATGAAAGGTATCATCAGGCCCGAGAATATTGAAACTGCAAACAGCTGGTAGAATGTAAAGGAGTAAGAATCAAGGGATTTTGAGTACCTGGATACGTAAACAATCTGTACAGCGTAAACAACAGCACATAATAGCGTAAGTACATCTCCGATCCTGTTGCCAAAACCTCCGGATGGACTGTAAGAGAGGAGGATTAAGCCAAAGAAAGCGGTTCCCGTGGCTAGGATATCGACCCGCGTTATCTTGTTTTTAAGATACAGGAAAGAAATGATCGGGAGGAGTATAACATAAAGTCCGGTTATAACACCTGAAGCAGCTGCAGTTGTATAATCAAGTCCAACGGTTTGAAAAAAATATCCAAGGAACAGCAAAAAACCTGCTATCAAGCCGTATTTAATATTGTTAATCTTGAGTAAATTATGGCTCTTCTTAACAAATATCAACATCATTGCAGAAGCAAACCCAAAACGTATTGCAAGGAACGGTGCTGGGCTGATGTATACCAGTGCCACCTTTATTATTGGAAAAGTGACACCCCAGAAAAATGTCACGATTAAAAGCATAATTATGAAAAAAAGTTTCCTTTGCATTCTGCCAGGTGATCCCTGTGGAATATTACTAGTTTGTTAAACAATTACTGGCACGAGAGCACAGGCAAACACACCAAAGTCTGAATATTTGTCTAAAATTAAACAGAAGGTATGACAGCGAGTCGCACTTCCCGTCCCCTCGCGGAAGACAGTACACATGCGACACACGGCAGGCTTTACCATCGGGTTCGGAATGAGACCGGGTGTTACCCTGCCGTCATGACCGTCACAGCACCCTAATATTAGGTTCTTATAAAAGATTTGCTCAGGACATGATAAATAGACCCATCTATCTGAAGCAAAGTTTCAATTCAAAACCTTAGTAGTTGATAAATGATGTGAGTACGTTGTGCCATGTCTAAATGATTTCTCATGGGCAGAGCATTAACCAGTTATTCTACCAATTCCGATTCAAGAAAATGACTAATTTAAGCATTTTCAGAGTCCTGAAACGTCGTAAAGATCGCGTCTCCTGTGCTCTATAAGAGCAACATCCTTTGCATATTTATTTATGAGATCAAGGTCCAGATCCGTAGATACGACAACTTCATCATTCTCTGCCTCATCCAGGACGTCTCCGTAGGGTGAAACCACCATCGAATGGCCTGTGAATTTTGGGCCACACTGAGCAGCACCGATCACAAAAGCGCCATTTTCCATTGCACGCGCCCTGAGGAGTGTCTTCCATGTTTCCAGCTTCCTGTTTCCTGAAAACCACCCTGCCTGGTACACCAAGACATGACTGCCCTGAAGTCGCAGTACCCTAGAGGGCTCAGGATACCGCAAATCATAGCAGATCTGGACACCAATGTTCGCGTTATTCAGCCTCATTGTTACAGGAGGATCATGTGCAGGCTCATAACAGCAGCTCTCAGTCATGCCGTATGCATCGAATAGGTGCATCTTCCGGTAACGCCCAGAGATTATGCCGAGATCGCTGATAAGGAATGACGTATTGAACGGCTTGAACGATGTTTTGTCCAGCTCGGTGACATTGATGAGAACATGCAGCTTCAATCTCTCCGCCATTGCGGTTATGCTGGATATGAATTCACCCTGCACAGTTTCTGCATTCTCCTTAACGAATTCCGGTCTGGAATAATCCGGAACAAACATCTGGTATTCGGGAAAAACAACTAGATCAGGTTTTTCTTTTGCAGCCCTGTTTATGGAATCCAGGGATTTGTCCAAATTTCTCTTCTTATCCTCTGTTGAACTCATCTGAACTATTACAACTTTCACAAAATCACCGCCCCGCGAGCTGAGAAATCTTCTCTGGAAGATAGGTCCTGGTCACATAATCTAACCCGTACTTTGCGAGCGCCTGCTGCTCTGCCTTTTTTCCTATTTGAAGCATGGTTTCTATCTCCGATTTCCAGAATTCCGAGGTGAATCTTGGATCCTTGAGCTCTGCATTAAGAGCTGCGATATCCTTGTCGTTGAGTTTATCTGTTGGAAGATCGTAATTCAGTATGTCTGATGCTGTAACACCAATGAATTCCGCTGTTGGAACGGCAAGGTAGTCCGATATGTGTGCAGTCTTAATAGCACCATAAGCAATTGAACCATAGATCCTGAACGACCATGGATCGCCGTCAGTGAAAACATAAATTGGTAGATTAAGCTCTGTGTTCATTCTCTTCAATAAGCGCCTGGTGCTTCTTGCTGGCTGACCCTTCAGGTGAACAAGTATGCATCTGCTATCCTCGTCAAAACCATTTTCAACAAGACGATCAAACATACCACCTGTTTCCAGAGCAAGTACATATTCGGCATCTGCGCCTACAAACCTTAGCTTATCCGATTCCACGCTATATGGAATAGGATAACCGCCGTCGCCAACATCGTCCTTACAGTTGATCCTCTTGAACTCGCCTTTTCTGGTCTTTTCTTCCAGAGTTATATTGCCGATCACGCTAGCTCCATTTTCTTCAGGCCTGAGCTTAAAATCTTCCCTCATCATAGAGCTTATGACTTCGAGATCCTCTGCAAGCATGTTGCTTTCATCCTGCGTGTGGAACTTGCCAAGATTCCATCCCTCGGAAATGTAGTACATTTCCCTCAGTGTCGAGGATTTCCCCTCGCGGATCATCTCGTTTATGAAATCTATCACATAAAGAAGTTTCACCATGTATTCTGCCCCGTCAACTGTTTTCGCGGAGCGGGCAACTGTTGTGCTGCCATATTTCCATACAGAGTACTTTGGATCAAGAACGATATTATCCTTGTTTCTGGAGGGCATCAGTATTTCCGGAATCTCGCCCGTTGTCAATGTATTGTAAACACGCTCAACTATGCTTGATAATTTCACAGATGTTTCATTTTGTGACATTTTCTTCGTCCTCTGTTTCCATTACTTCAACGGAACCTGTCCCGAAATCTGCAGGCAATGGTTCTGCACCCTGGACCCTTACAGGATCGATTCCTGTGAAATAATAGTTCGTACCCTGGTAGTCCTGTATCGCTGGCATCGAGAACTGGGCAGAAAATTCCTTGGATGGTTCCAGAGAATCGATTTCCCACTGAAGGTTCTGCGGTATATCGTCACCCGTGGCCGGATCAGCAAACAGCTTCATGGAGACTTTATTCTTCGTGTAATTTATTGTCCTCACAGTTATATTGAATACATCGTCCTGCTTGTTTATCTCTTCGGTTACAAATACTACATTTGCTATCTTGGAAATTACAGGATCAAGCTCAGGTGAAGGTTTTCCAAGTATTGCTGCGGATTTCCTTCCTATTTCCGGCAAAAGTGCACTGACAAGGCGGAATTTTTCATAAACTTTCTGCCTTCGATCCTTTTTGCCAAGAAACAGCTTCACACCGCGGCCCAACATTTTCAGAGCTGTGGAAATTTCGCTAGAAATCTCCGGAACAGAAGCTATCGCCTCCTTCGACTCCGATGTAAATGGCATCCGGATACCATACACATGAACAAAAACTATGGCCGGGCCAAAAGGTATCCCCGTACCGCCTTTCTGGTCGAAGCCGTACGGCCGCCAGTCCATCTCTGAAATTGATTTTGTTATGACGCATGCACCCGGCTGATAAAGCAACGGCACTTTGTTGGCAAATCGGACGATCCTTATAGGCTCGTCTGCCCGCAAATTCCCACCGAAAACAAGGCCTGCCTCGACCGAAAACGGATTGCCATTGTAGATGGAGACGGGCCGCGATATCGGCTTTGAGTAATGGGAAGGCTTGTTTTCCCCGTATACACTTTTGAGACCTTTCCTTATGAATTCAGGTCCTAACCCGGATAGGCAGTCGGTTGGAGGGGGCATAAGTTTTACCTTGGTGAATGCCTCCTTGAGAAGCTTTATTTCAGGCAAAGAGAGCTGTTTTGGATCCTTTGATTTATCGAGGGATGACTTTTCCAGAATCTCATCGGCCACATTGTCGCTGATCCTGTTGAATTCCATTTTCAAAAACGACTTCATGTTCGGAGCTTCGGAGGACTTTGCCATTATCATTATCTCCCCAACCTCAAGGCCAAGGGGGTGGGGTTTTACGGGAATAGCAGGAAGGGAGGGAGTCTCAACAACCCTCAATATATCATATCTTTTCCCGTCTGGATCTATGAAGTGGAATGTTGCATTAGGATTGGCCACAGCACATTCCTTTATGTATTCAAAAATGGACTGCTTTCCTGTCTGATACTTCCCTTTGGCCTTAATGGCAATGTGCGTTCCGTGGGGAACATTCCATATCACCGGCCTCTCATAGTGGAGATCTGCAACATTATGCTTAACGTCCAGTCCAAGCTCAAATTCGTATGCAACGTCATCGCTTTCTCTTTTTGTTTTTATGTAGGTTGGGGCTGCCGTTGTTATCTGCCCATAGAGGATCGCCGCAGTTATACCGATGCCCTGTTGTCCTCTTGACTGCTTCAGTGAGTGGAACCTGGATCCGTAGAGAAGCCTACCAAATACATCGGGGACATGCTTTCTTTCTATACCTGGACCGTTATCTTCAACCATAATTGAGTATTCATCATCGCCAATCTTGCTTATGGATACTGTAATTTCAGGAAGGATTTGATACTCCTCGCACGCATCGAGGGAATTGTCCATCGCTTCCTTCACTATCATGAAAAGGGATTTCTGAGGGGAATCGAATCCCAGGATGTGTCTGTTTTTTTCGAAGAATTCAGAAATAGACGCTTCCCTGAATTCAGAAATTGTTCCCTTGCGTGAAACCATCGAGTCGCCATAGATTGCGCATTTAAATTATTTTGCCGATTCTGAGAGGAAAATCTCGCATGATCCATGAATCCTGGCACGGAGAAATGATTTAACTATTATGAATCTTTACCGAATTGATTGCTGAAACCGAATCGAAAAAACATAGGATGGACAGTTTCGTTCATTTACCTGGCTTACGTATATCTGGGGCAGTTGCCTTTTTTAAGGCAGCTCGATGTATTTTCTACAATCATTTCTTCTATTGTGCTTATCGGTGTCTACGCCATATCTTCCGTTCTAATAATCGGTGCAAAGAGCTCTGCGAAGTTCTTTATAATCGCCGCCATCATCGGTTCCGCAATGGAGCTTCTGAGCCTGAATACGGGATTTCCGTTCGGAAGGTATTACTACACTAATGAGCTGGGGTCCATGCTGGGACCTTTGCCGGTGTTCATACCATTGCTCTGGGCCTCGCTTGGTTTCTATGCTTATATGGCAGGTGGCAAATACGGAATGCCGTTCCTAATGGTGTTCACGGATCTGGCACTCGATC from Thermoplasmatales archaeon carries:
- a CDS encoding carbon-nitrogen hydrolase family protein, yielding MKVVIVQMSSTEDKKRNLDKSLDSINRAAKEKPDLVVFPEYQMFVPDYSRPEFVKENAETVQGEFISSITAMAERLKLHVLINVTELDKTSFKPFNTSFLISDLGIISGRYRKMHLFDAYGMTESCCYEPAHDPPVTMRLNNANIGVQICYDLRYPEPSRVLRLQGSHVLVYQAGWFSGNRKLETWKTLLRARAMENGAFVIGAAQCGPKFTGHSMVVSPYGDVLDEAENDEVVVSTDLDLDLINKYAKDVALIEHRRRDLYDVSGL
- a CDS encoding AzlC family ABC transporter permease, with amino-acid sequence MSSKFDPYFSISMSYLPSGIAFGAFATALKIPVVITIVLSLFVYSGAVQSAFLGFWVTGLEPFSMILTAFLLNLRHTFYGPHIESERNDIKLKNVLTIGPLLTDEVYALSVSPLFPDKKHIFFLAIFAYANWATATALGAFVAGIAPPRVLDILLIALPTLFLGLLVPRVRSSYAVVTAMSAGIIAISGRLLHLPAFFIIIPILGGVIIGYAWKKFEEGHRL
- a CDS encoding DNA topoisomerase IV subunit A, which codes for MSQNETSVKLSSIVERVYNTLTTGEIPEILMPSRNKDNIVLDPKYSVWKYGSTTVARSAKTVDGAEYMVKLLYVIDFINEMIREGKSSTLREMYYISEGWNLGKFHTQDESNMLAEDLEVISSMMREDFKLRPEENGASVIGNITLEEKTRKGEFKRINCKDDVGDGGYPIPYSVESDKLRFVGADAEYVLALETGGMFDRLVENGFDEDSRCILVHLKGQPARSTRRLLKRMNTELNLPIYVFTDGDPWSFRIYGSIAYGAIKTAHISDYLAVPTAEFIGVTASDILNYDLPTDKLNDKDIAALNAELKDPRFTSEFWKSEIETMLQIGKKAEQQALAKYGLDYVTRTYLPEKISQLAGR
- a CDS encoding carotenoid biosynthesis protein yields the protein MLKPNRKNIGWTVSFIYLAYVYLGQLPFLRQLDVFSTIISSIVLIGVYAISSVLIIGAKSSAKFFIIAAIIGSAMELLSLNTGFPFGRYYYTNELGSMLGPLPVFIPLLWASLGFYAYMAGGKYGMPFLMVFTDLALDPRLSGHLWIWISTTQYFGDPITNFVGWFFTSALIILVFVELQKVDHVISYPAIVFYLLSGINECISDLYAHLIFPAVIAGVIFVVSFLILFYYTRSKNEMFRKGLENHIAS
- the trpS gene encoding tryptophan--tRNA ligase gives rise to the protein MAEDLRITPWSVSGSVQDKDYDKIANEFGAKIIDERLLKRIKKITGDLHPFLLNGIFYAHRDLDLALDDYSNGKPFYLYTGRGPSGEMHLGHILPFMFTKWLQEKFNAELIIQITDDEKYLFREIGDRDLKEFTHSNIIDILSLGFDPDKTHILIDSEHSGILYNNAIKVARNITASSVKAVFGLKDSDNIGKYFFTSIQAVPAFILSYLKNENIRCLIPYGIDQDPHFKLARDVLPKLGYYKPSSIISKFIPSLQGSGKMSSSDPNSVISLNDSRNSVRKKLMKYAFSGGRDTAEEQRKYGANPDIDFSFNIFRIMESDQSKVSAVHESYMSGEMLSGEMKSIAAEKISEFLEILRSRREDVENNLDAYMFDEKKFN
- a CDS encoding AzlD domain-containing protein, coding for MNTILVIIVVVLALLSISQRVLPWVFYSRFRENKKIENLFDLFAISAFTSLFVYNVLNITPLTIIALVAAFIVALKTKNLPLTIVTAILVASFTLLI
- a CDS encoding DNA topoisomerase VI subunit B; translated protein: MVSRKGTISEFREASISEFFEKNRHILGFDSPQKSLFMIVKEAMDNSLDACEEYQILPEITVSISKIGDDEYSIMVEDNGPGIERKHVPDVFGRLLYGSRFHSLKQSRGQQGIGITAAILYGQITTAAPTYIKTKRESDDVAYEFELGLDVKHNVADLHYERPVIWNVPHGTHIAIKAKGKYQTGKQSIFEYIKECAVANPNATFHFIDPDGKRYDILRVVETPSLPAIPVKPHPLGLEVGEIMIMAKSSEAPNMKSFLKMEFNRISDNVADEILEKSSLDKSKDPKQLSLPEIKLLKEAFTKVKLMPPPTDCLSGLGPEFIRKGLKSVYGENKPSHYSKPISRPVSIYNGNPFSVEAGLVFGGNLRADEPIRIVRFANKVPLLYQPGACVITKSISEMDWRPYGFDQKGGTGIPFGPAIVFVHVYGIRMPFTSESKEAIASVPEISSEISTALKMLGRGVKLFLGKKDRRQKVYEKFRLVSALLPEIGRKSAAILGKPSPELDPVISKIANVVFVTEEINKQDDVFNITVRTINYTKNKVSMKLFADPATGDDIPQNLQWEIDSLEPSKEFSAQFSMPAIQDYQGTNYYFTGIDPVRVQGAEPLPADFGTGSVEVMETEDEENVTK
- a CDS encoding DMT family transporter, which codes for MQRKLFFIIMLLIVTFFWGVTFPIIKVALVYISPAPFLAIRFGFASAMMLIFVKKSHNLLKINNIKYGLIAGFLLFLGYFFQTVGLDYTTAAASGVITGLYVILLPIISFLYLKNKITRVDILATGTAFFGLILLSYSPSGGFGNRIGDVLTLLCAVVYAVQIVYVSRYSKSLDSYSFTFYQLFAVSIFSGLMIPFMPGSLFILNDYAVFAIVFTAIFGSVFAYYVSTIALKFVDPTTAGVIFVGEPVFAALTSVIFLHEILGKFVIIGSVIMVGSILGITVERYLRERKSEGTPQEMP